In Streptomyces violaceusniger Tu 4113, one DNA window encodes the following:
- a CDS encoding ADP-ribosylglycohydrolase family protein, protein MTATASAATGVWGRAEQQDFRSRVRGCLLGGAIGDALGAAVEFASLDEIRAAHGAEGVTDFLPAYGGRGRVTDDTQMTLFTVDGLIRAQVRRDTGAWHPPTDIHSAHRRWYSTQRDWGPDERRKDAGWLAREEWLYAQRSPGRACITALADETMGTLEAPKNPDSKGCGAVMRSAPFGLLVGWEPQLVFQLAIECAAQTHGHPTGYLAAGAFALIVHGLARGEALDGAVQRALAHLATRPGHEETTNALRYALGAVRQGLPTPERVASLGQGWSGEEALAMGLYCALVAEDVRHGLLLAVNHGGDSDSTAAICGNLLGALHGETALPPAWLAEVEGRGTILELADDFAMEMTQGPALHGPGSSSPAWLTRYPRA, encoded by the coding sequence GTGACCGCAACCGCCAGCGCAGCGACCGGCGTATGGGGCCGCGCCGAACAGCAGGACTTCCGCAGCCGGGTGCGCGGCTGTCTGCTCGGCGGGGCCATCGGGGACGCGCTGGGGGCGGCCGTCGAGTTCGCCTCGCTGGACGAGATCAGGGCGGCGCACGGAGCCGAGGGCGTGACGGACTTCCTGCCCGCCTATGGCGGTCGCGGACGGGTCACCGACGACACCCAGATGACCCTGTTCACGGTGGACGGGCTGATACGGGCGCAGGTGCGCCGGGACACGGGGGCCTGGCATCCGCCCACCGACATCCACTCCGCACACCGCCGCTGGTACTCCACCCAGCGCGACTGGGGCCCCGATGAGCGCCGTAAGGACGCCGGCTGGCTGGCCCGCGAGGAGTGGCTGTACGCCCAGCGCTCCCCGGGCCGGGCCTGTATCACCGCGCTCGCCGACGAGACCATGGGCACCCTGGAGGCGCCCAAGAACCCCGACTCCAAGGGATGCGGCGCCGTGATGCGCTCCGCCCCCTTCGGACTGCTGGTGGGCTGGGAGCCGCAGTTGGTCTTCCAGTTGGCCATCGAGTGCGCGGCGCAGACCCACGGCCACCCCACCGGCTATCTCGCGGCCGGTGCCTTCGCCCTCATCGTGCACGGCCTCGCACGCGGCGAGGCGCTGGACGGAGCCGTCCAGCGCGCCCTCGCGCATCTGGCCACCCGCCCCGGCCACGAGGAGACCACCAACGCGCTGCGGTACGCGCTGGGCGCCGTACGGCAGGGCCTGCCGACCCCCGAGCGCGTCGCGTCCCTGGGCCAGGGCTGGAGCGGTGAGGAGGCCCTGGCGATGGGCCTGTACTGCGCGCTGGTCGCCGAGGACGTCCGCCATGGGCTGCTGCTCGCGGTCAACCACGGCGGGGACAGCGACTCCACGGCGGCCATCTGCGGCAATCTGCTGGGCGCGCTGCACGGCGAGACGGCGCTGCCGCCCGCCTGGCTGGCGGAGGTCGAGGGGCGCGGCACGATCCTGGAGCTGGCCGACGACTTCGCCATGGAGATGACCCAGGGCCCCGCGCTCCACGGCCCGGGCAGCTCCTCCCCGGCCTGGCTCACCCGCTACCCGCGCGCGTAG
- a CDS encoding RNA-guided endonuclease InsQ/TnpB family protein yields MTPSEADEAGHARYTYRLRVSSAAGTALLAEWDRCRWIWNECVAKSKATHLHNTTTGEKRTCGPAQLDRMLTEARERTPWLRAGSSVPQQQVIRDFGRSRAKAHKDIRERLPQRQRAGMPRWKKKREASPTLNYTRRGFRLKSGRLHLAGQIALTVVWSRELPAEPSSVRVYQDSIGHWYCSFVVPTKVRPLPETGRVLGVDWGVQQTATTTSNAHDLPHPQYGRKAQARLTRYDRMMARRRPRKGQAASKGYREAKTWRAKTYAKIARQRQDTGRKWAKKVVTDHDAIAVEDFKPKFLARSSMARKAADAAIGATKKALIEMGRNHGRDIRLVHPAHTTMDCASCGARTKHALPLSERTYTCTACGAVSPRDKNSARVMLHRAGLDPAGAEGVRPPGAQLPEAA; encoded by the coding sequence ATGACGCCGAGTGAAGCCGACGAGGCCGGGCACGCCCGGTACACGTACCGGCTTCGCGTGTCCTCCGCCGCCGGTACGGCGCTGCTGGCGGAATGGGACCGGTGCCGGTGGATCTGGAACGAATGCGTCGCCAAGTCCAAGGCCACCCACCTGCACAACACGACCACGGGCGAGAAGCGGACCTGTGGCCCGGCGCAGCTCGACCGGATGCTGACCGAGGCGCGGGAGCGTACGCCGTGGCTGCGTGCGGGTTCCAGTGTTCCGCAGCAGCAGGTGATCCGGGACTTCGGCAGGTCTCGTGCCAAGGCGCACAAGGACATCCGCGAACGTCTGCCTCAGCGGCAGCGGGCCGGTATGCCGCGCTGGAAGAAGAAGCGCGAAGCCTCGCCGACGCTCAACTACACCCGGCGCGGGTTCCGCCTGAAGAGCGGACGCCTGCATCTGGCGGGCCAGATCGCGTTGACGGTGGTGTGGTCGCGGGAGCTGCCCGCCGAACCCTCCTCGGTGCGCGTCTACCAGGACAGCATCGGGCACTGGTACTGCTCGTTCGTGGTCCCCACGAAGGTGCGGCCGCTGCCGGAGACCGGCCGGGTGCTCGGTGTGGACTGGGGCGTGCAGCAGACCGCGACCACCACATCAAACGCCCACGACCTCCCGCACCCTCAGTACGGCCGCAAGGCCCAGGCCAGGCTGACCCGGTACGACCGGATGATGGCCCGCCGCAGACCGAGGAAGGGGCAGGCCGCCTCGAAGGGCTACCGCGAGGCGAAGACGTGGCGGGCGAAGACCTACGCGAAGATCGCCCGGCAGCGGCAGGACACCGGCCGCAAATGGGCCAAGAAGGTGGTGACCGACCACGATGCCATCGCCGTCGAGGACTTCAAACCGAAGTTCCTGGCCAGGTCCTCGATGGCGCGCAAGGCGGCCGACGCCGCCATCGGCGCCACGAAGAAGGCCCTGATCGAGATGGGCCGCAACCACGGGCGGGACATCCGTCTGGTACATCCAGCACACACCACCATGGACTGCGCATCGTGCGGAGCGAGAACCAAGCACGCACTGCCGCTGTCCGAGCGCACCTACACCTGCACCGCATGCGGAGCCGTCTCCCCCAGAGACAAGAACTCCGCCCGCGTGATGCTCCACCGGGCAGGTCTGGACCCGGCTGGCGCCGAGGGCGTAAGACCACCGGGAGCGCAGCTCCCGGAGGCAGCCTGA
- a CDS encoding glycosyltransferase 87 family protein, whose amino-acid sequence MTAIQTITDSRIHRARAFVLRRPVLCAAVFCLLSFTGFWIAQRAAQVSMVDLLVYRAEGWTVRNAQDLYDMRATQHNLPNTYPPFAALIFTPLTVMGTGVLRTFGTAVNLGLMVAVAHLSLRLIDLPARVPRPAAVLALAAVAVWCEPVWTTLRYGQINLLITALVLWDLTRRAGHRWAGLGTGIATGIKLTPGLFVVFLGLAGLLLGLRRLWAAGAARRRAEPGSGPPRGRFLNDHLRRAAVATASFALTVAFSALALPHDSRRFWTEVLFATDRPGDVEGAGNQNLKGTLARILHTPDPGMWWLMAAALVGCVGLATAVAAQLADDSRLPNARAWAALTCAVTALMISPVSWSHHWVWAVPMVLLLAVEAVRRRTAGWTAWTVVTGLLFCSFMVWYAPHSRPTRVELHQNPAQMLLTAVYPLIGIAFLGVAAYLTLRAVRRPWEGTGTVRRRMATAGPDAARRRPERTYARG is encoded by the coding sequence GTGACCGCCATACAGACGATCACCGACTCCCGGATCCACCGGGCCCGCGCCTTCGTACTGCGCCGGCCGGTGCTGTGTGCGGCGGTCTTCTGCCTGCTCTCCTTCACCGGGTTCTGGATCGCGCAGCGGGCCGCCCAGGTGTCGATGGTCGATCTGCTGGTCTATCGCGCCGAGGGATGGACCGTACGCAATGCTCAGGATCTGTATGACATGCGGGCGACTCAGCACAATCTCCCCAATACCTATCCACCGTTCGCGGCGCTGATCTTCACCCCGCTGACCGTGATGGGCACGGGCGTCCTGCGGACCTTCGGGACGGCCGTCAACCTCGGCCTGATGGTCGCCGTGGCCCATCTGTCGCTGCGGCTGATCGATCTGCCCGCCCGGGTGCCGCGACCGGCCGCCGTCCTGGCCCTGGCCGCCGTCGCGGTGTGGTGTGAGCCGGTGTGGACGACCCTGCGCTACGGGCAGATCAATCTGCTCATCACGGCGCTGGTGCTATGGGATCTGACCCGCCGGGCGGGCCACCGCTGGGCGGGGCTCGGTACCGGCATCGCCACCGGGATCAAGCTGACCCCGGGGCTCTTCGTGGTCTTCCTGGGGCTCGCCGGACTGCTCCTCGGCCTCCGCCGGCTGTGGGCGGCCGGGGCGGCCCGGAGGCGAGCCGAGCCCGGCAGCGGGCCGCCGCGGGGCCGCTTCCTGAACGACCATCTGCGGCGCGCGGCCGTCGCGACCGCCTCCTTCGCCCTTACGGTCGCGTTCTCGGCCCTGGCGCTGCCGCATGACTCCCGGCGCTTCTGGACCGAGGTCCTCTTCGCGACCGACCGCCCCGGCGATGTCGAGGGCGCGGGCAACCAGAACCTCAAGGGCACGCTCGCCCGCATCCTGCACACCCCCGACCCGGGCATGTGGTGGCTCATGGCGGCCGCGCTGGTCGGCTGTGTGGGCCTGGCCACGGCGGTCGCCGCCCAGCTTGCCGACGACAGCCGACTGCCGAACGCCCGCGCCTGGGCGGCCCTGACCTGCGCGGTGACCGCCCTCATGATCAGCCCGGTCTCCTGGTCGCACCACTGGGTGTGGGCCGTCCCGATGGTCCTGCTGCTCGCGGTGGAGGCGGTGCGGCGGCGCACGGCGGGCTGGACGGCCTGGACGGTGGTGACCGGCCTGCTGTTCTGCTCCTTCATGGTCTGGTACGCGCCCCACAGCAGGCCGACCCGGGTGGAACTCCACCAGAACCCCGCCCAGATGCTCCTCACCGCCGTCTATCCGCTGATCGGCATCGCCTTCCTGGGCGTGGCCGCATATCTGACCCTGCGCGCCGTAAGGCGTCCATGGGAGGGGACCGGGACCGTACGGCGGCGGATGGCCACCGCCGGTCCGGATGCGGCGCGGCGGCGGCCGGAGCGGACCTACGCGCGCGGGTAG